GCGACCAGTTGAGCGGCTCGAAAAACTCGCCCTCGTCAGACGCACTGGTCTCGCTAATGCTCTCAATGGAGTCACTATCGGAATGCAAAAGTTGGTAGTGAAGAGGCAGCGCGGACTGCGACAGCGAGTCGATGAGATTCGACAGGTTCACGTGGTCGTCGTGGGCGTACAGCGTGGGGTGCTGTTGCAACAGAGGGAACTTGGACGGCGCCGAAGCCACATGCTCGGCCATGGgcatcatctccatgtgGTGCATGTTGTTCTGGATGGGCTCCATGAGGGGGGTAAGGGGAGTGAGGGGGGGCTCTTGGGCCATGTTCTGATGATGCTGCTcctggtgctggtgctggtgctgctgatgctggttctggtgctggttctggtgctggttctggtgctggttctggtgctggtgctgctggtgctgctggtgctggtgctgttcCTGGAGAGGATCCTGCTCGAAAAAATAGTAAGGGAACTGGGGCTCGTCGAAAAAGTCGGGCTGGGCGGTGTACTCGACGGACTGTTGCTGCGGCTGCGGCTGCCCGACGATGGGCTCCACGACAGGCTCCACGACAGAAACGTTGTCCACATGCTCAACGACAGAGACGTTGTCCACAACACACTCAACGTCAGCCTTGGCCAGGTCGTCGGCCTTGGAgtcctcctgcttctggGCGCACTTGATCACGTGGCGCTTTCGAATGTCGGCCCGCGTGAAGTTCATGGTGCAGTGGGGGCAGTTGTAGGGCCGCTCGCCGGTGTGGAGCAGCATGTGGCGTCGGGCGTGCTTGGACTTGCAATACGTCTTGGGGCACCAGATGCAGCGGAACTTGCCATCCGCGGTGGGGATTCCCACGAGCTTGGATTTCGACTTGAGGGGCATGTTTGTGTCCTGGGgagtttgtgtttgtgtcttgggggtgtttgtgtcttggggtgtttgtgtcttgggggtgtttgtgtttgtgtttgtgactgggaggagtttgtgtcTGCTCAGTTCGGTCTGCTCAGCTCTGTCTTCTCAGCTCTGTCTGCTGTTCTGATTGCGACTATATTGTGATGGGGATCTCGCCATGGGGACGCCAGGAATATATACATCGTCGATTCGAGGATGGCCTGGGACAAGGTTGTCGAGATGCAGACCAGCGGTACAACGATTGGTGAATGGGGCCTTTGTCTGCAAAGTCTAAGTGTGGCGAAATGAGCAATTTGGACAAAGTCCAGGGAGACAAGGAGAGAGACAAAGAGACATCAAATGAAACGAGACAAAGACGAAACAAAGAAAACGAAACGAAAAATAAAGAAAAACAGAATAGAGAACAAAGAAAATTAAATGAAAAATTaccgacacagacaaaggcaaaaacaaaaaagcGTATACATCGTGTCACCAAACAATGGGCACTGTTCTCCCCTTGCCACAAGGAATCTCAAACATACACACCGACAGGCCTGGCGACAGGAACAATACATTTGTGTCCatttgtacgagtacgatgaCACTCCTGACGTGCTTTACATTCGGTTTCATTTCGCAGGTCGTGTTTTTAGCGGGAAATTGGGTCCAGAAATAGGTGTAAAACCACGTcaaaaggagaagagagatAGGACAAAAatggagagaaaaagacTGACGAGATGGCCACCACTCACCTGGTACATGGTCGATTTCCAGGGCATCTTGCCCCGACTATTTTTATCTCGTGTATTCCTGCCGCAGTTGCCAGGTGAGACACGTAATCGGGGACCAGGTTGAACTTGGTTGGGGCTCTAGCTTTTGGTCGTTCGGCTAAAGTTGCACTGCCTTTATGTGTGTATTGGTGCGTGTTAGCTGCACGCTCTTGCACCCTTGCTTTGCATAGAATATGCATCTATGCTACATGTATGTTTGCAGGACGTCGGTCATTTGGGACTCTGTCGGGGTTTCGGGGTTTGATTGTTGATCTGGCGACCAGCAGAGTGGTTGCTATTGGAGGGGCGAGGGTCGGTGGGGAACTCGTTTTTTTATTCGTTTGTTCTGGAAAGTTTTTATTGCATTTTATTGCATTTTATTGCATTTTATTGTATTCATTTGATCTGTTTTATCTGATTATTCGAGTTGACCGAATTAACCGAATTGatgatatatataattgattttaaatgaatgtataaAACACGCGAGAGTCGCCGTAGAGCTCCTTAAACCCGATAAGCGCCCTGTAGACAGTTCAGCAACCGCCAGCAACCATCTGACAGTCTCTTCTCGCGACTCTGCTGAGCCCGGTGTGCACGTACTGTCATGTCAGACGTCAGAAATCAAAGATCGTCGAATATTCTACATGTTAAAACCACCTGATCCAAATCTAGACCTTTCGACGCCCTCTCAACCGACGGGATTTGACTTGATCAATCCGACGGCCTGTAGCGTAGTATGTAGACTATACACCATCCAAAGACGGTGCCAAAGACCGCCAAAGTACACCGGTGAGCTGACACTAGGAGAAGACAAACTAAAGGTCTCGTGAGCACAAATGGAGCTATGAATCTTGTTAACAATGGGCTAGACCGGTCTTTGGACAGATGGGGTAGAAGGTAGAACGGGGCAGTATTGGCGACATGCGAAATTGGCAACATTGGCAAAATATTGGGGTAGAATGGGGACTTCAGGGTCTTCAGGGATGTAGTAAAAGATGGATTATCAACTTTGTATGTCTTCAGCACACTCAGATGTCGTTTTGGAGTCGTCGTTGTACTCTTACAAATAGACAAAACTTGTAAACAACAATGATAGCTGGACTTTTCCACGTACTTTGGCCCGGTCCAGGCGATATTGTGGACGTTTAGCTGGTGGAATCCATCGTCGAACACTTTTTTGGGCTTTTTGGGCTTTTTGGGCTTTTTGGGCTTTTTGGGCTCTTTTTTGGCattttttggtgtttttctttttggtttggttttttttttttttacttttttattttggTGAAACTCGTATCTACACAGCCATACGCTAAGGTGATGCAACGTGTCTGCTAGTTACTCGAATGACGCTAGAGATAGATGATGCGGTGTATTGGTGATTTACTCGACTTTGGAGTTTCCGTAGATATTTTTGGCAGTCAACTGGGGAAGCGGGGTATCTCTTGAGGCAAGTTAGTTGGTACTTACTTATCACTTACTTATAACTTACTGATCACTTACTTATCACTTACTTAGTACTTACTCAACACTTACTGACTCACTCAGGGCGTTGTAACTCCCGACATACAAACATACAAACACCAACTCCTCGTATCGCCTGCGCCCTTCCAGCCGGTTTCAGGGCCCTCGAACTCCGACGGATTGGGTTTGCCAAGTTGCGCGCTAGCGGTCGGCGAACAACCGAGCAATCTGGGGCGGGAGAATGAcacaggagaaggagagacTTTCGTCAGGATAGATCCGGTGATTTCTTGTCGGTCGTCGTCTTTTCCGTCCCCAAAAGTTGCCTGTTCGAAAAgtcacctacaagtacatactcgaGTCCtactcagactcagacccCCACAATCAGATTATTAATCACTTTTGAACCACAGTCACCTCGACTGCTTAAACCCGTCGTTGCTTGCGCCTCTCTCTTCCATCATGGTCCAGAACCAGGCCTAAATCGACGAAAATCGACGAAAAGACGACGAAAAAGCCTCCTAAAAGCGACTTAAAAGCCACCCAAAAAGCCTCGCAAAATCCAATCTTAGACTCCATGGGGCTAATAATAGTGTCGCAGATtcaggtggaggtggagtggCGACGTCGTCACATCTATAATACCGAAATATGACTATTAGCAA
This genomic interval from Yarrowia lipolytica chromosome 1E, complete sequence contains the following:
- a CDS encoding uncharacterized protein (Compare to YALI0E23518g, weakly similar to DEHA0B03542g Debaryomyces hansenii IPF9431.1); this encodes MPLKSKSKLVGIPTADGKFRCIWCPKTYCKSKHARRHMLLHTGERPYNCPHCTMNFTRADIRKRHVIKCAQKQEDSKADDLAKADVECVVDNVSVVEHVDNVSVVEPVVEPIVGQPQPQQQSVEYTAQPDFFDEPQFPYYFFEQDPLQEQHQHQQHQQHQHQNQHQNQHQNQHQNQHQQHQHQHQEQHHQNMAQEPPLTPLTPLMEPIQNNMHHMEMMPMAEHVASAPSKFPLLQQHPTLYAHDDHVNLSNLIDSLSQSALPLHYQLLHSDSDSIESISETSASDEGEFFEPLNWSLEGLM